One uncultured Gellertiella sp. genomic window carries:
- a CDS encoding ABC transporter permease — protein MILEAILLTVITAATPLVIAALGELVTERSGVLNLGVEGMMIMGAIGAFACAQMTGSPYLGVLAGMATGAAFSLLFGFLTLTLVANQVATGLALTILGLGVSGNLGESFVGVPGVRLPEIAIPVLSDIPVVGPILFRQDIIFYLSIVLVFGVNWFLFKTRTGLKLRAIGDSHGSAHALGINVIRTRYLAVLFGGACAGLAGAQLSLIYTPQWVENMSAGRGWIALALVVFGSWRPWRILAGGYLFGAVTIGQLHAQALGIGVPSQFLSALPYAATIVVLIAISHNRRTTLINTPACLGKPFVPDR, from the coding sequence ATGATCCTCGAAGCAATCCTGCTCACCGTCATCACCGCCGCGACCCCGCTGGTCATTGCCGCGCTGGGGGAACTGGTGACCGAACGCTCCGGCGTCCTCAATCTTGGCGTCGAAGGCATGATGATCATGGGGGCCATCGGCGCCTTTGCCTGCGCGCAGATGACCGGCTCGCCCTATCTCGGCGTTCTGGCCGGGATGGCGACAGGAGCTGCCTTCTCGCTGCTCTTCGGCTTCCTCACCCTGACGCTGGTCGCCAACCAGGTGGCGACGGGTCTGGCGCTGACCATTCTCGGCCTCGGCGTTTCCGGCAATCTCGGCGAAAGTTTCGTCGGCGTGCCCGGCGTCAGGCTGCCGGAGATCGCCATCCCGGTGCTGTCGGATATTCCGGTCGTCGGGCCGATCCTGTTCCGGCAGGACATCATCTTCTACCTGTCGATCGTGCTGGTCTTCGGCGTCAACTGGTTCCTGTTCAAAACCCGCACCGGCCTGAAACTGCGCGCCATCGGCGACAGCCATGGCTCCGCCCATGCGCTCGGCATCAACGTGATCAGGACGCGCTATCTCGCCGTGCTGTTCGGCGGTGCCTGTGCGGGTCTAGCCGGGGCGCAGCTGTCGCTGATCTATACGCCGCAATGGGTGGAAAACATGTCTGCCGGGCGCGGCTGGATCGCGCTGGCGCTCGTCGTCTTCGGCTCCTGGCGGCCGTGGCGGATTTTGGCGGGCGGCTACCTGTTCGGGGCGGTCACCATCGGGCAATTGCATGCGCAGGCGCTGGGGATCGGGGTGCCCAGCCAGTTTCTCTCCGCACTTCCCTATGCGGCGACTATTGTCGTTCTCATCGCGATCTCGCATAATCGCCGCACGACCCTCATCAATACCCCGGCCTGCCTCGGCAAGCCCTTCGTGCCCGACCGTTAA
- a CDS encoding quinone oxidoreductase — protein MGTTEAVLFRTHGGPEVLTLEVIDLPLPAAGEVQIRQAAIGVNYIDVYFRTGLYPTPGGLPSVAGREGAGTVTAVGPDVTGFQVGDRVAYAGGAGAYARARNIAARHLVRVPDGITLEQAAAMMLKGMTAEYLLNRTYRVGPETVLLFHAAAGGVGQIAGQWAKALGATVIGTVGSAEKAELARANGYDHVINYRTENFVERVRDITGGRGVDVVYDSVGRDTFPASLDCLKPRGLWVSFGQSSGAIEPVNLAILSQKGSLYATRPSLFAYISTPEELSACANALFDIVQMDKVRINVFRTYPLEEAGRAHADLEARKTSGTILLIP, from the coding sequence CCGGCCGCAGGCGAGGTGCAGATCCGCCAGGCAGCCATCGGCGTCAATTATATCGATGTCTATTTCCGCACCGGCCTCTATCCGACGCCGGGCGGCCTGCCGTCGGTTGCCGGGCGCGAGGGCGCAGGCACCGTGACGGCGGTCGGACCGGATGTGACCGGATTTCAGGTCGGCGACCGGGTTGCCTATGCGGGAGGCGCAGGCGCCTATGCCCGCGCCCGCAACATTGCAGCCCGCCATCTGGTCAGGGTGCCGGACGGCATCACGCTCGAACAGGCCGCAGCCATGATGCTGAAGGGCATGACGGCGGAATACCTCCTCAACCGGACCTACAGGGTGGGGCCGGAGACGGTGCTGCTGTTTCATGCCGCTGCCGGTGGCGTCGGCCAGATTGCCGGACAATGGGCAAAGGCGCTCGGGGCCACCGTCATCGGCACCGTCGGCTCGGCTGAAAAGGCCGAGCTTGCCCGGGCCAATGGCTATGACCACGTCATCAACTACCGCACGGAAAATTTTGTCGAGCGGGTGCGCGACATCACCGGCGGACGGGGTGTCGACGTGGTCTATGACAGCGTCGGCAGGGATACGTTCCCGGCCTCGCTCGACTGCCTGAAACCGCGCGGCCTCTGGGTCAGCTTTGGCCAGTCCTCGGGAGCAATCGAGCCGGTCAATCTGGCGATTCTTTCCCAGAAAGGCTCGCTCTATGCCACGCGCCCATCGCTTTTCGCTTATATTTCCACACCGGAAGAGCTCAGCGCCTGTGCAAATGCGCTATTTGATATTGTCCAAATGGACAAAGTGCGTATCAATGTCTTCAGGACTTACCCGCTTGAGGAGGCGGGCCGCGCCCATGCGGATCTCGAGGCAAGAAAAACAAGTGGAACAATCCTTTTGATTCCCTGA
- a CDS encoding ABC transporter permease, with protein MRIELEKRAGQSQLFSIVSPLLALLLTTIAGAIMFALLGKSPLDALYSFFIDPLTEVWSLHELAIKAAPLILIGVGLSVCYRSNNWNIGAEGQFTIGAITGSILPILVPEWHSWLVLPLMLVMGAIGGALYAAIPAFLKSRMNTNEILTSLMLVYIAQLFLDWLVRGHWRNPGGMNFPESVTFSDAATLPAMLASGRAHWAFAFAIIAALAIWFMMRFTLKGFEVAVLGESERAGRFAGFSGRRMIWFSMLLSGALSGLAGISEVSGSIGHLQPVISPGYGFTAIIVAFLGRLNPLGIIASGLVLALTYLGGEAAQLSLGVSDKVTRVFQGLLLFFVLSCDTLIRYKVRIVWTTLSAKMQGEASR; from the coding sequence ATGCGCATTGAACTTGAAAAACGGGCCGGCCAGTCGCAGTTGTTTTCGATTGTCTCGCCGCTGCTCGCCCTGCTGCTGACGACCATCGCGGGTGCGATCATGTTCGCGCTGCTGGGAAAGAGCCCGCTCGATGCGCTCTACAGCTTCTTCATCGATCCGCTGACGGAAGTCTGGTCGCTGCATGAGCTGGCGATCAAGGCGGCGCCGCTGATCCTGATCGGGGTGGGGCTCTCCGTCTGCTACCGCTCCAACAACTGGAACATCGGTGCCGAGGGCCAGTTCACCATCGGGGCGATCACCGGGTCTATCCTGCCGATCTTGGTGCCGGAATGGCATTCCTGGCTGGTGCTGCCGCTGATGCTGGTGATGGGTGCCATCGGCGGCGCGCTCTATGCGGCGATCCCCGCCTTTCTGAAAAGCCGGATGAACACCAATGAAATCCTGACCAGCCTGATGCTGGTCTACATCGCGCAACTGTTCCTCGACTGGCTGGTGCGCGGCCACTGGCGCAATCCCGGCGGCATGAATTTCCCCGAATCCGTGACCTTTTCCGACGCTGCCACCTTGCCCGCCATGCTCGCCTCGGGCCGGGCCCATTGGGCTTTTGCCTTCGCGATCATCGCGGCGCTGGCGATCTGGTTCATGATGCGCTTCACGCTGAAGGGCTTTGAAGTTGCGGTGCTTGGCGAATCCGAGCGGGCAGGGCGGTTTGCGGGCTTTTCCGGACGAAGGATGATCTGGTTCTCGATGCTGCTGTCCGGCGCACTCTCCGGCCTTGCCGGGATCTCGGAAGTCTCGGGCTCCATCGGCCATCTGCAGCCGGTGATCTCGCCCGGCTACGGCTTTACCGCGATCATCGTCGCCTTCCTTGGCCGCCTCAATCCGCTCGGCATCATCGCGTCCGGCCTGGTGCTGGCGCTCACCTATCTCGGCGGCGAGGCGGCGCAGCTGTCTCTCGGGGTTTCCGACAAGGTCACCCGGGTGTTTCAGGGGCTGCTGCTGTTCTTCGTTCTCTCCTGCGATACGCTGATCCGCTACAAGGTGCGCATCGTCTGGACCACACTCAGTGCCAAAATGCAGGGAGAGGCCTCCAGATGA
- the glmU gene encoding bifunctional UDP-N-acetylglucosamine diphosphorylase/glucosamine-1-phosphate N-acetyltransferase GlmU: MVEGRCLAVVLAAGDSTRMKSSKSKVLHPVAGRAMISHVMQAVRESGIEDVALVTGRDADAVAKAARIGGLTVTPHFQSERKGTGHAVQMAADEIARGYDQILVAYGDVPLLTAGPLAAARAKLAEGNDIVVIGFHAANPFGYGRLLVEDGELVAIREEKDASEAERQVTWCNSGLMAINGKKALDLLSRITNANAKGEYYLTDLVEIARALGGRVTAVDAPEVEMTGCNTRAELAVIERLWQQRRRQELMLSGVSMIAPETVFLCHDTVIEPEVLIEPNVVFGPGAVIRSGATIHAFCHIEGAQVADGATVGPFARLRPGANLGRDAKVGNFCEVKKAEIGEGAKVNHLTYIGDAFIGAHSNIGAGTITCNYDGVNKHETRIGDNAFIGSNTSLVAPVSVGKGAIVGSGSVITEDVPEDALALGRARQDIKPGRARLIRERNLALKAAKASKSA; encoded by the coding sequence ATGGTTGAAGGTCGGTGTCTGGCGGTGGTTCTGGCTGCGGGTGACAGCACGCGGATGAAGTCCTCGAAATCGAAGGTGCTGCATCCGGTCGCTGGCCGTGCGATGATCTCGCATGTCATGCAGGCGGTCAGGGAATCGGGGATCGAGGATGTGGCGCTGGTGACGGGCCGCGACGCCGATGCCGTCGCCAAAGCCGCCCGCATCGGCGGGTTGACGGTGACACCGCATTTCCAGAGCGAGCGCAAGGGCACCGGCCACGCAGTACAGATGGCCGCCGACGAGATTGCCCGGGGCTATGACCAGATCCTGGTCGCTTACGGCGATGTACCCTTGCTGACCGCAGGACCGCTTGCCGCCGCGCGGGCAAAGCTTGCGGAAGGCAATGACATCGTCGTCATCGGTTTTCACGCCGCCAACCCGTTCGGCTATGGCCGCCTGCTGGTCGAAGACGGCGAACTCGTTGCGATTCGCGAGGAAAAGGACGCCAGCGAGGCCGAGCGCCAGGTGACCTGGTGCAACAGCGGGCTGATGGCGATCAATGGCAAAAAGGCGCTCGATCTCCTGTCCCGCATTACCAATGCCAATGCCAAGGGCGAATATTACCTGACCGATCTTGTCGAAATCGCCCGTGCGCTCGGGGGGCGGGTGACGGCGGTCGATGCGCCGGAAGTCGAAATGACCGGCTGCAACACCCGCGCCGAACTCGCCGTCATCGAACGCCTGTGGCAGCAGCGCCGCAGGCAGGAACTGATGCTGTCAGGCGTGTCGATGATTGCGCCGGAAACCGTGTTTCTCTGCCATGATACGGTGATCGAACCCGAAGTGCTGATCGAGCCGAATGTGGTCTTCGGCCCCGGCGCGGTGATCCGCAGCGGCGCGACCATCCACGCCTTCTGCCATATAGAGGGCGCACAGGTCGCCGATGGCGCGACCGTCGGGCCCTTCGCCCGACTGCGTCCGGGGGCCAATCTCGGCCGCGATGCCAAGGTCGGCAATTTCTGCGAGGTGAAGAAGGCCGAGATCGGCGAGGGGGCCAAGGTCAACCATCTCACCTATATCGGCGATGCCTTTATAGGCGCCCACAGCAATATCGGAGCGGGCACCATCACCTGCAATTATGACGGGGTGAACAAGCACGAGACCCGGATCGGCGATAATGCCTTCATCGGCTCCAACACCTCGCTGGTCGCACCCGTCTCTGTCGGCAAGGGGGCGATTGTCGGTTCGGGCAGCGTCATCACCGAGGATGTACCGGAAGATGCGCTGGCGCTCGGCCGCGCCCGCCAGGACATCAAGCCGGGCCGGGCCCGGCTGATCCGCGAGCGCAACCTTGCGCTGAAAGCGGCGAAGGCGTCCAAATCAGCCTGA
- a CDS encoding BMP family ABC transporter substrate-binding protein: MKKIALALAATAAMMISVGSAVQAADKTKVCFVYVGSKTDGGWTQAHELGRQQLDKALGDKVETPFLENVPEGPDAERAIERMARSGCALIFTTSFGFMDATLKVAQKFPDVKFEHATGYKVAPNVSTYNSRFYEGRYINGQIAAKMSKTGVAGYIASFPIPEVVAGINSFLHGARSVNPDFKLKVIWVNTWFDPGKEADAAKALIDQGVDVLTQHTDTTAPMQVAEERKIHAFGQASDMIAAGPTAQMSSIVDTWGAYYIKRTQALLDGKWSSQQSFDGLKDGILTMAPFTNIPDDVKKMAEDTEAKIKSGELKPFSGPIKKQDGSDWLKAGESADDGTILGMNFYIEGVDDKLPQ, from the coding sequence ATGAAGAAAATCGCACTCGCGCTCGCCGCAACGGCAGCCATGATGATCAGCGTCGGCTCTGCTGTTCAGGCCGCAGACAAGACCAAGGTTTGCTTCGTCTATGTCGGTTCCAAGACCGATGGCGGCTGGACCCAGGCGCATGAACTCGGCCGCCAGCAGCTCGACAAGGCCCTTGGCGACAAGGTCGAAACGCCGTTCCTCGAAAACGTGCCGGAAGGCCCCGATGCCGAACGCGCCATCGAACGCATGGCCCGCTCCGGCTGCGCCCTGATCTTCACAACGTCCTTCGGCTTCATGGACGCAACCCTCAAGGTTGCCCAGAAATTCCCGGATGTGAAGTTCGAGCACGCCACCGGCTACAAGGTCGCGCCGAACGTTTCGACCTATAATTCGCGCTTCTACGAAGGCCGCTACATCAACGGCCAGATCGCCGCGAAAATGTCGAAGACCGGAGTTGCCGGCTACATCGCCTCCTTCCCGATCCCGGAAGTGGTGGCAGGCATCAACTCGTTCCTGCATGGCGCACGCAGCGTCAATCCTGACTTCAAGCTGAAGGTCATCTGGGTCAACACCTGGTTCGACCCGGGCAAGGAAGCCGATGCCGCCAAGGCGCTGATCGACCAAGGTGTCGACGTGCTGACCCAGCACACCGACACGACTGCGCCGATGCAGGTTGCCGAAGAGCGCAAGATCCATGCCTTCGGCCAGGCCTCGGACATGATTGCCGCAGGCCCGACCGCCCAGATGAGCTCGATTGTCGACACCTGGGGTGCCTATTACATCAAGCGCACCCAGGCGCTGCTTGATGGCAAGTGGTCCTCGCAGCAGAGCTTCGACGGCTTGAAGGACGGCATCCTGACCATGGCGCCCTTCACCAACATTCCTGACGACGTCAAGAAGATGGCGGAAGACACAGAAGCCAAGATCAAGTCCGGCGAACTGAAGCCCTTTAGCGGCCCGATCAAGAAGCAGGACGGCTCGGACTGGCTGAAGGCGGGCGAAAGCGCCGATGACGGCACCATTCTCGGCATGAACTTCTACATCGAAGGCGTGGACGACAAGCTGCCGCAATAA
- a CDS encoding hemolysin family protein, with product MITTEIAVIFVLLLINAFFSLSEMAIVSASRPMLRQKAKQGDRRALVALRLAEDPAKFLSTVQVGITLVATLTGAYGGAQIADQAAPAFEAMPYIGAYSHSVAVAVVVTILTYFSVIIGELIPKQTALGNADALALIVARPMAMLSRIAAPFVYLFEFSAHLFMRATGMLSKSADEVTEAEVHAVLAEGAESGVIEKAEHDILRRIIGLGDRSVKSIMTHRTEIVSLDINDSLEEIRREVETSGHSRYLVVEGDNRNVIGAVNARDIFAATADASSFALRPLVQEIRAIPETTTCLKALETFKSTPMHMAIIVDEYGSTEGIVTPADLLEAIVGILPSNYDAGESTLIRQREDGSYVIDGRTPIHEIELALDLDSIETEGNFETIAGYLVQELRKSPEEGDILERFGFRFEVIDMDGRRIDKILMNRI from the coding sequence ATGATTACGACTGAAATTGCGGTCATCTTTGTTCTTCTCCTGATCAATGCCTTCTTCTCGCTGTCGGAAATGGCGATTGTGTCGGCCAGCCGCCCGATGCTGCGGCAGAAGGCCAAGCAGGGAGACCGGCGGGCGCTGGTGGCGCTCCGGCTTGCCGAGGATCCGGCGAAATTCCTTTCCACCGTGCAGGTCGGCATCACCCTGGTGGCGACGCTCACGGGTGCCTATGGCGGGGCGCAGATTGCCGATCAGGCAGCCCCGGCCTTTGAGGCCATGCCCTATATCGGAGCCTACAGCCATTCGGTGGCAGTTGCCGTGGTGGTGACGATCCTCACCTATTTCTCGGTGATCATCGGCGAACTCATCCCGAAGCAGACCGCCCTCGGCAATGCCGATGCGCTGGCGCTGATCGTGGCGCGGCCGATGGCGATGCTGTCGCGGATCGCCGCACCCTTCGTCTACCTGTTCGAGTTTTCCGCCCATCTCTTCATGCGGGCGACCGGCATGCTGTCGAAGAGCGCCGACGAGGTGACTGAAGCGGAGGTCCACGCGGTTCTTGCCGAAGGGGCGGAAAGCGGCGTGATCGAGAAGGCGGAACACGACATCCTGCGACGGATCATCGGGCTCGGTGACCGCTCGGTGAAATCGATCATGACCCACCGCACCGAAATCGTGTCGCTCGACATCAACGATTCGCTGGAAGAGATCCGGCGCGAGGTCGAGACCAGCGGCCATTCCCGCTACCTCGTGGTCGAGGGCGACAATCGCAATGTCATCGGTGCCGTCAATGCCCGCGACATCTTTGCGGCGACAGCGGACGCCTCCTCCTTTGCCCTTCGCCCTCTGGTCCAGGAAATCCGCGCCATTCCCGAGACCACGACCTGCCTGAAGGCGCTCGAAACCTTCAAGTCGACGCCGATGCACATGGCGATCATCGTCGATGAATACGGCAGCACCGAAGGCATCGTCACTCCGGCAGACCTGCTCGAAGCCATCGTCGGCATTCTGCCCTCCAACTATGACGCCGGCGAATCGACGCTGATCCGCCAGCGCGAGGACGGCAGCTACGTGATCGACGGGCGCACCCCGATCCACGAAATCGAACTGGCACTCGATCTCGACAGCATCGAGACCGAGGGAAATTTCGAGACCATTGCCGGCTATCTCGTGCAGGAACTGCGCAAATCGCCGGAGGAAGGCGATATTCTCGAGCGTTTCGGCTTCCGCTTCGAGGTGATCGACATGGATGGCCGTCGGATCGACAAGATCCTGATGAACCGGATCTGA
- a CDS encoding ABC transporter ATP-binding protein gives METSQNGALLSVSKLTKLFGQFAACNAIDLAIRPGEIHALLGENGAGKSTLVKMLFGVLAPSSGQIFWKGQPVRITSPGEARKTGIGMVFQHFSLFEALTVAENIALSLDPGISLAKISEEAATLSRNYGLPLDPNAHVADLSVGERQRIEIVRALLQNPSLIILDEPTSVLTPQEADRLFETLEKLKSEGRSVLYISHRLEEVQRICDRATVLRHGKVTGACDPRQETPATLARMMVGADVESVKRITDIPGGAIQLEAVGLTVPARTPFAVSLKDINLKVRAGEILAIAGVAGNGQGELFDALSGEFPTADGNAVRIAEKPVGRLGISARRLMGAGFVPEERHGHAAVTTMSLSDNLVLARHRSDRKAFISGPLRLIRHAAVKAAASRISEAMDVRKSGEDPPAGSLSGGNLQKFIVGRELDRQPAVLIVNQPTWGVDAGAASRIRQALVDLARSGSAVLVISQDLDEIFEVATEIAVISEGRLSKPYAASELSMEKIGLLMGGMHDPKSATASGEAAHAH, from the coding sequence TTGGAAACGTCGCAAAACGGCGCCTTGCTGTCCGTCAGCAAGCTGACAAAGCTGTTCGGGCAATTTGCTGCCTGCAACGCCATTGATCTCGCGATCCGCCCCGGAGAAATCCACGCGCTTCTCGGCGAAAATGGCGCGGGCAAATCCACACTCGTCAAGATGCTGTTCGGGGTGCTCGCCCCAAGCTCGGGCCAGATCTTCTGGAAGGGCCAGCCGGTGCGCATCACGTCGCCCGGCGAGGCCCGCAAGACCGGTATCGGTATGGTCTTCCAGCATTTCTCGCTGTTCGAAGCGCTGACGGTCGCCGAAAACATCGCGCTGTCGCTGGATCCCGGCATATCGCTTGCCAAAATTTCAGAAGAGGCGGCGACCCTGTCGCGCAATTACGGCCTGCCGCTCGATCCGAATGCCCATGTGGCGGATCTGTCGGTCGGCGAGCGGCAGAGGATCGAAATCGTCCGCGCCCTCCTGCAGAATCCGAGCCTGATCATTCTCGACGAGCCGACCTCGGTGCTGACCCCGCAGGAGGCCGACCGGCTGTTTGAAACCCTGGAAAAGCTGAAGAGCGAAGGCCGCTCGGTGCTCTATATCAGCCACCGGCTGGAAGAGGTGCAGCGGATCTGCGACCGGGCGACGGTGCTTCGCCATGGCAAGGTGACGGGTGCCTGCGATCCGCGCCAGGAAACGCCTGCGACCCTTGCCCGGATGATGGTCGGGGCCGATGTCGAATCGGTCAAGCGCATCACCGATATTCCCGGCGGCGCGATCCAGCTCGAAGCGGTGGGGCTGACGGTTCCGGCCCGCACGCCCTTTGCCGTGTCGCTGAAGGATATCAATCTCAAGGTTCGCGCCGGTGAAATCCTCGCCATCGCCGGTGTCGCCGGCAACGGGCAGGGCGAATTGTTTGATGCGCTCTCCGGCGAATTTCCGACTGCCGACGGCAATGCGGTCCGCATTGCCGAAAAGCCGGTGGGAAGGCTCGGCATTTCCGCGCGGCGTCTGATGGGGGCGGGTTTCGTGCCGGAGGAGCGCCATGGTCACGCTGCGGTGACAACGATGTCGCTCTCCGACAACCTGGTTCTTGCCCGCCACCGCTCCGACCGAAAGGCTTTCATCTCAGGTCCGTTGCGGCTGATCCGCCACGCCGCCGTCAAGGCCGCGGCCAGTCGGATTTCCGAAGCCATGGACGTGCGCAAGAGTGGCGAAGATCCGCCCGCAGGCTCGCTGTCGGGCGGCAACCTGCAGAAATTCATCGTCGGTCGCGAGCTTGACCGCCAGCCCGCCGTGCTGATCGTCAACCAGCCGACCTGGGGCGTCGATGCCGGGGCTGCAAGCCGCATCCGCCAGGCGCTGGTCGATCTCGCCCGCAGCGGTTCGGCGGTGCTGGTGATCAGCCAGGACCTCGACGAAATCTTCGAAGTCGCCACCGAAATCGCCGTGATCTCGGAAGGACGGTTGTCGAAACCCTATGCCGCCTCGGAGCTCAGCATGGAAAAGATCGGCCTGCTGATGGGCGGCATGCACGACCCGAAATCCGCGACCGCCAGCGGGGAGGCCGCCCATGCGCATTGA